A stretch of Allostreptomyces psammosilenae DNA encodes these proteins:
- a CDS encoding single-stranded DNA-binding protein, with product MAGEPVITIVGNLVDDPELRFTPSGAAVAKFRVASTPRTFDRQSNEWKEGEALFLTCNIWRQAAENVAETLQRGMRVVVQGRLRQRSYETREGEKRTVYELEVDEVGPSLRYATAKVTKTNREGGGGFGGPGGGGGGGWSGGPQGQPSGGRSGGAPQDDPWATSAPSSGGGQGGGGGWGAPSGGGYDEPPF from the coding sequence ATGGCAGGCGAGCCCGTCATCACGATCGTCGGCAACCTGGTCGACGACCCCGAGCTGCGGTTCACCCCGTCGGGCGCGGCGGTCGCCAAGTTCCGCGTCGCGTCCACCCCGCGCACCTTCGACCGCCAGAGCAACGAGTGGAAGGAGGGCGAAGCCCTCTTCCTCACCTGCAACATCTGGCGCCAGGCCGCCGAGAACGTCGCCGAGACGCTCCAGCGCGGCATGCGGGTCGTCGTCCAGGGCCGGCTGCGTCAGCGGTCCTACGAGACCCGCGAGGGTGAGAAGCGGACCGTCTACGAGCTGGAGGTCGACGAGGTCGGCCCCAGCCTGCGCTACGCCACCGCGAAGGTCACCAAGACCAACCGCGAGGGCGGCGGCGGCTTCGGCGGTCCCGGCGGCGGTGGCGGTGGTGGCTGGAGCGGCGGCCCGCAGGGCCAGCCGTCCGGCGGACGTTCCGGCGGTGCACCGCAGGACGACCCGTGGGCCACCTCGGCCCCGTCGTCCGGCGGCGGCCAGGGCGGTGGCGGCGGTTGGGGCGCCCCGTCCGGCGGCGGCTACGACGAGCCGCCGTTCTAA
- the rpsR gene encoding 30S ribosomal protein S18 has translation MAKPPVRKPKKKVCVFCKEKISYVDYKDTTLLRKFISDRGKIRARRVTGNCTQHQRDVATAVKNSREMALLPYTSTAR, from the coding sequence ATGGCGAAGCCGCCTGTGCGCAAGCCCAAGAAGAAGGTTTGCGTGTTCTGCAAGGAGAAGATCTCCTACGTCGACTACAAGGACACGACCCTGCTGCGGAAGTTCATCTCCGACCGCGGCAAGATCCGTGCCCGTCGGGTGACCGGCAACTGCACGCAGCACCAGCGTGACGTCGCCACGGCCGTGAAGAACAGCCGTGAGATGGCGCTGCTGCCCTACACGTCCACCGCGCGCTGA
- the rplI gene encoding 50S ribosomal protein L9, with protein sequence MKIILTNEVSGLGAAGDIVEVKDGYARNYLVPRGFAIRWTKGGQKEVDAIRRARRVREIKTLEHAGEIQAQLQGLANVRLATKAGESGRLFGSVTPADVAEAIKSAGGPELDKRRIELGAPIKTLGKHEVSVRLHPEVAAKVAVEVVAA encoded by the coding sequence ATGAAGATCATCCTCACCAACGAGGTCTCCGGCCTCGGTGCCGCTGGCGACATCGTCGAGGTCAAGGACGGCTACGCCCGTAACTACCTCGTCCCCCGCGGTTTCGCGATCCGCTGGACCAAGGGCGGCCAGAAGGAGGTCGACGCGATCCGCCGCGCCCGCCGGGTGCGCGAGATCAAGACCCTGGAGCACGCGGGCGAGATCCAGGCCCAGCTGCAGGGCCTGGCCAACGTCCGCCTGGCCACCAAGGCCGGCGAGAGCGGCCGCCTGTTCGGTTCGGTGACCCCGGCCGACGTCGCCGAGGCGATCAAGTCCGCCGGCGGCCCGGAGCTGGACAAGCGCCGCATCGAGCTGGGCGCGCCCATCAAGACCCTCGGCAAGCACGAGGTGTCGGTGCGCCTGCACCCCGAGGTCGCCGCCAAGGTGGCCGTCGAGGTCGTCGCCGCCTGA
- a CDS encoding MATE family efflux transporter — MPARTPPPRRRLLRAEDREILALAVPAFASLVAEPLFVMADSAIVGNLGTPQLAGLGIASPMLTTAVGLFVFLAYATTAAVARRLGAGDPAAAIRQGVDGIWLALGIGLTLTALTVPAAGPLVDAFGASPDALPHARDYLAISAVGIPAMLVVFAATGVLRGLQDTRTPLYVAVAGFSANLLLNLALVYGAGLGVAGSALGTVLAQYAMAAAYLVVVVRGARRHGASLRPDAAGVRACATAGLPLLLRTVSLRAILILATAVAVRLGDTSIAAHQVVITLWTFLGFALDAIAIAGQAIIGRHLGAGDAPGARAAAWRMVQWGIGGGVLLGALLYLLHPLYVPLFTPDPEVREALASVLWVVALVQPVNAVVFVLDGVLIGAGDGPFLAWSMVATLAVFVPAALAVPALDGGLVGLWWAMALVMVTRCLLLGLRARSGRWAVTGAVR; from the coding sequence ATGCCTGCCCGGACCCCACCGCCCCGCCGCCGCCTGCTGCGCGCCGAGGACCGCGAGATCCTCGCGCTGGCCGTGCCGGCCTTCGCCTCGCTCGTCGCCGAGCCGCTGTTCGTGATGGCCGACTCGGCCATCGTCGGCAACCTCGGCACCCCGCAGCTCGCCGGGCTCGGCATCGCCTCCCCGATGCTCACCACCGCCGTCGGCCTGTTCGTCTTCCTCGCCTACGCCACCACCGCCGCGGTCGCGCGCCGCCTCGGGGCCGGCGACCCCGCCGCCGCGATCCGCCAGGGCGTGGACGGCATCTGGCTGGCCCTCGGCATCGGGCTGACCCTCACCGCCCTCACCGTCCCCGCCGCCGGCCCCCTGGTGGACGCCTTCGGCGCCAGTCCGGACGCCCTGCCGCACGCCCGCGACTACCTCGCCATCAGCGCCGTGGGCATCCCCGCCATGCTGGTGGTGTTCGCCGCCACCGGGGTGCTGCGCGGCCTCCAGGACACCCGCACCCCGCTGTACGTCGCCGTCGCCGGCTTCAGCGCCAACCTGCTGCTCAACCTCGCCCTGGTCTACGGCGCCGGGCTCGGCGTCGCCGGCTCCGCCCTCGGCACCGTCCTCGCCCAGTACGCCATGGCCGCCGCCTACCTGGTCGTGGTCGTCCGCGGGGCACGCCGGCACGGCGCCTCGCTGCGGCCGGACGCGGCCGGCGTGCGGGCCTGCGCCACCGCCGGCCTGCCGCTGCTGCTGCGCACCGTCAGCCTGCGCGCCATCCTGATCCTGGCCACCGCGGTCGCGGTCCGGCTCGGCGACACCTCGATCGCCGCCCACCAGGTGGTCATCACCCTGTGGACCTTCCTCGGCTTCGCGCTGGACGCCATCGCCATCGCCGGGCAGGCCATCATCGGCCGCCACCTCGGCGCCGGCGACGCCCCCGGGGCCCGGGCGGCGGCCTGGCGGATGGTCCAGTGGGGCATCGGCGGCGGGGTGCTGCTGGGCGCCCTGCTCTACCTGCTGCACCCGCTGTACGTGCCGCTGTTCACTCCCGACCCGGAGGTGCGCGAGGCGCTCGCCTCGGTGCTGTGGGTGGTCGCGCTGGTCCAGCCGGTCAACGCGGTGGTCTTCGTGCTGGACGGGGTGCTGATCGGCGCGGGCGACGGGCCGTTCCTGGCCTGGTCCATGGTGGCGACGCTGGCCGTCTTCGTCCCGGCGGCGCTCGCCGTGCCGGCCCTGGACGGCGGCCTGGTGGGGCTGTGGTGGGCGATGGCGCTGGTGATGGTCACCCGGTGCCTGCTGCTCGGCCTGCGGGCCCGCTCCGGCCGCTGGGCGGTCACCGGCGCCGTGCGCTGA
- the dnaB gene encoding replicative DNA helicase: MPPTPGDRLPVSRRPDEGGSRYRQDGYRGEGRRGEGGRGGDRDRGRPRDDVPVATGDFERTPPQDLAAEQSVLGGMLLSKDAIADVVEVLKGADFYRPAHETIYGAILDLYGRGEPADPITVSAELTKRGELARVGGAAYLHTLVSTVPTAANAEYYAEIVRERAVLRRLVEAGTRIVQMGYAADGDVDEIVNNAQAEVYKVTEQRTAEDYAPLADIMEGALDEIEAISNRDGQMNGVPTGFADLDELTNGLHPGQMIVIAARPAMGKSTLALDFARAASVKHGMTSVFFSLEMGRNEIAMRLLSAEARVALHHMRTGNVSDDDWNKISRQMASVNAAPLYIDDSPNLTMMEIRAKCRRLKQRNDLRLVIIDYLQLMQSGGSRRPESRQQEVSEMSRSLKLLAKELEVPVIALSQLNRGPEQRTDKKPMVSDLRESGSIEQDADMVILLHREDAYEKESPRAGEADLIIAKHRNGPTSTVTVAFQGHYSRFVDMAQS; encoded by the coding sequence ATCCCGCCCACCCCCGGCGACCGCCTCCCGGTCAGCCGACGCCCCGACGAGGGCGGATCCCGCTACCGCCAGGACGGCTACCGCGGCGAAGGCCGCCGCGGCGAGGGCGGTCGCGGCGGCGACCGGGACCGCGGCCGCCCCCGCGACGACGTGCCCGTGGCCACCGGCGACTTCGAACGCACCCCGCCGCAGGACCTCGCCGCCGAACAGTCGGTGCTCGGCGGCATGCTGCTGTCCAAGGACGCCATCGCGGACGTCGTCGAGGTGCTCAAGGGCGCCGACTTCTACCGCCCCGCCCACGAGACCATCTACGGCGCCATCCTCGACCTCTACGGCCGCGGCGAGCCCGCCGACCCGATCACCGTCTCCGCCGAGCTCACCAAGCGCGGCGAACTGGCCCGGGTGGGCGGCGCCGCCTACCTGCACACGCTGGTCTCCACCGTCCCCACCGCCGCCAACGCCGAGTACTACGCGGAGATCGTCCGCGAGCGCGCCGTGCTGCGCCGCCTGGTCGAGGCCGGCACCCGCATCGTGCAGATGGGCTACGCGGCCGACGGCGACGTCGACGAGATCGTCAACAACGCCCAGGCCGAGGTCTACAAGGTCACCGAGCAGCGCACCGCCGAGGACTACGCCCCGCTCGCCGACATCATGGAGGGCGCCCTCGACGAGATCGAGGCGATCAGCAACCGCGACGGCCAGATGAACGGCGTGCCCACCGGCTTCGCCGACCTCGACGAGCTGACCAACGGCCTGCACCCCGGCCAGATGATCGTCATCGCCGCCCGCCCCGCCATGGGCAAGTCGACCCTGGCGCTCGACTTCGCCCGCGCGGCCTCCGTCAAGCACGGCATGACCAGCGTCTTCTTCTCCCTGGAGATGGGCCGCAACGAGATCGCCATGCGCCTGCTGTCCGCCGAGGCCCGCGTCGCCCTGCACCACATGCGCACCGGCAACGTCTCGGACGACGACTGGAACAAGATCTCCCGCCAGATGGCCTCGGTGAACGCCGCCCCGCTCTACATCGACGACTCGCCGAACCTGACCATGATGGAGATCCGGGCCAAGTGCCGGCGGCTGAAGCAGCGCAACGACCTCCGCCTGGTGATCATCGACTACCTCCAGCTGATGCAGTCCGGCGGCTCCCGGCGCCCCGAGAGCCGCCAGCAGGAGGTCTCCGAGATGTCCCGCTCGCTCAAGCTGCTGGCCAAGGAGCTGGAGGTGCCGGTCATCGCGCTCTCCCAGCTCAACCGCGGCCCCGAGCAGCGCACCGACAAGAAGCCGATGGTCTCCGACCTGCGCGAGTCCGGCTCCATCGAGCAGGACGCCGACATGGTCATCCTGCTGCACCGCGAGGACGCCTACGAGAAGGAGTCCCCGCGCGCCGGCGAGGCCGACCTGATCATCGCCAAGCACCGCAACGGCCCCACCTCCACCGTCACCGTCGCCTTCCAGGGCCACTACTCCCGCTTCGTCGACATGGCCCAGAGCTGA
- a CDS encoding FAD-dependent oxidoreductase, with protein sequence MTIAIVGAGLGGLTLARMLHLNGIDAVVYEREPSRDARGQGGMLDIHSGQRALREAGLIDRFLAIARGEGQDMRLLRPDGTLLLQEDTPDDAPLERPEVDRADLRALLLDSLPEDAVRWGHAFTSAEDGRLHFADGRSAPYDLLVGADGANSRVRALLTDARPAHVGQNVVEVGIPDIDRTHPDLAAMVGRGNFWVLGDGTSLAAQRNGDGRVRIGVSFYNTGEDWFATSGIPFDDPAAARARLIELLPGWDPRITALIAACDDTVVPRAITTLPPGLTWPPTPGVTLVGDAAHLMPPVGEGANMALLDGAVLGLALAAHPDDFAAAVAEYEREMFERTGAAARMSADMQELLMSPDAANRLLAFFQPG encoded by the coding sequence ATGACCATCGCCATCGTCGGAGCCGGCCTGGGTGGCCTGACCCTTGCCCGGATGCTGCACCTGAACGGCATCGACGCCGTCGTGTACGAACGCGAGCCGTCACGCGACGCGCGCGGCCAGGGCGGCATGCTCGACATCCACTCCGGCCAGCGGGCGCTGCGCGAGGCCGGCCTGATCGACCGGTTCCTCGCGATCGCCCGCGGCGAAGGCCAGGACATGCGGCTTCTCCGGCCGGACGGCACCCTGCTGCTCCAGGAGGACACGCCCGACGACGCCCCGCTGGAGCGCCCCGAGGTGGACCGCGCAGACCTGCGCGCCCTGCTGCTGGACTCCCTCCCCGAGGACGCGGTGCGCTGGGGGCACGCGTTCACGTCCGCCGAGGACGGCCGGCTGCACTTCGCCGACGGCCGCAGCGCGCCGTACGACCTGCTGGTCGGCGCGGACGGCGCCAACTCCCGGGTCCGCGCGCTGCTCACCGACGCCCGGCCGGCGCACGTCGGCCAGAACGTCGTCGAGGTCGGCATCCCCGACATCGACCGCACCCACCCCGACCTCGCGGCGATGGTCGGGCGCGGCAACTTCTGGGTGCTCGGAGACGGGACATCCCTGGCGGCGCAGCGCAACGGCGACGGCCGGGTGCGCATCGGCGTCAGCTTCTACAACACCGGCGAGGACTGGTTCGCCACCAGCGGGATCCCGTTCGACGACCCGGCCGCCGCCCGGGCGCGGCTGATCGAGCTGCTCCCCGGCTGGGACCCGCGGATCACGGCGCTGATCGCGGCCTGCGACGACACGGTCGTGCCGCGGGCGATCACCACCCTCCCACCCGGCCTGACCTGGCCGCCGACGCCGGGCGTCACGCTGGTCGGCGACGCCGCGCACCTGATGCCGCCGGTGGGCGAGGGCGCCAACATGGCGCTGCTCGACGGCGCCGTGCTCGGTCTCGCGCTGGCCGCGCACCCGGACGATTTCGCCGCCGCCGTCGCGGAGTACGAACGCGAGATGTTCGAACGCACCGGCGCCGCCGCCCGGATGTCCGCGGACATGCAGGAGCTGCTGATGTCACCGGACGCCGCCAACAGGCTGCTCGCGTTCTTCCAGCCCGGCTGA
- a CDS encoding TetR/AcrR family transcriptional regulator — protein MLVWERPEPPNRPAPAPLSRERIVRAAIQLADAEGLDAVSLRRVAAALDVRPMRLYGYIASKEELLDLMVDAAHAEIRPSGDGWREVLRSLAEATRRAVHEHEWLADLLGGRPQLGPGALASGESVVAALGEVDVDDVMPVVSAVNAYVIGAVRREIAERRAERASGMDERRWQASLGPYLERAFATGRFPALATVVRDAAHLDADQTFRIGLDLLLDGIGARLAR, from the coding sequence ATGTTGGTGTGGGAGAGGCCGGAGCCGCCGAATCGACCCGCGCCGGCCCCGTTGAGCCGGGAGCGGATCGTTCGGGCGGCGATCCAGCTGGCCGACGCGGAGGGCCTCGACGCGGTGTCGCTGCGCAGGGTCGCCGCCGCGCTGGACGTCCGGCCGATGCGGCTGTACGGCTACATCGCCAGCAAGGAGGAGTTGCTGGACCTGATGGTCGACGCCGCCCACGCCGAGATCCGGCCGTCCGGCGACGGCTGGCGGGAGGTGCTCCGTTCCCTCGCCGAGGCCACTCGGCGGGCCGTCCACGAGCACGAGTGGCTCGCCGACCTGCTGGGCGGCCGACCCCAGCTCGGGCCGGGCGCGCTGGCCAGCGGGGAGAGCGTGGTGGCCGCACTCGGGGAGGTCGACGTGGACGACGTCATGCCGGTGGTCTCCGCGGTCAACGCGTACGTGATCGGCGCGGTGCGCCGGGAGATCGCCGAGCGGCGTGCCGAGCGGGCCAGCGGCATGGACGAGAGGCGGTGGCAGGCCTCGCTCGGGCCCTACCTGGAGCGCGCCTTCGCCACCGGCCGGTTCCCCGCGCTGGCCACGGTGGTGCGCGACGCCGCCCACCTGGACGCCGACCAGACCTTCCGGATCGGCCTCGACCTCCTGCTCGACGGCATCGGGGCCCGCCTGGCACGCTGA
- a CDS encoding phosphoketolase family protein: MRGTTARGGGRADRSGSTPPPGAPTGAAGPTAPPDPTPLHAATPLTADQLRTVDAYWRAANYLAVGQIYLLPNPLLTEPLRPEHIKPRLLGHWGTCPGLNLVYAHLNRVIGERDLDMIHVTGPGHGGPAAVATAWLDGVWSEIHPETGRDAEGMRRLMRQFSFPGGIPSHIAPEVPGSIHEGGELGYALAHAYGAVFDNPGLVAACVVGDGEAETGPAATGWHSNKLLDPVHDGAVLPILHLNGYKIANPTVLARLERRELDALLRGYGHEPIHVDAGDGYDPAAVHQAMAAALDLALDRISAAQRAAREEGSTERPHWPVIVLRSPKGWTGPAEVDGLPVAGTWRSHQVPLAEVRDDASHLAQLESWMRGYRPEELFDEAGRPRPHVLAQVPRGDRRLAANPHANGGRLTRALPLRGARHYAVPVERPGTVAHSPAQTLGRMLRDVLADTAGSRNFRLFGPDETASNKLQAVYEATAKNWQAGYLPVDEHLARDGRVLEMLSEHNCQGWLEGYLLTGRHGVFASYEAFVHIVSSMLNQHAKWLKVSRELPWRMPVPSLNYLLTSHVWRQDHNGFSHQDPGFVDHVANKSPQVVRVYLPPDANTLLAVADKALASRDLINVIIAGKHPSFDWLGIDDALAHVERGVSVWEWAGSDVGGRPDVVLAAAGDTPTLEIMATASLLRLHLPELRVRVVNVVNLMRLLPAEEHPEGMTDRDYDAVFPPGTPVIFGYHGYPWFVHRLTYRRNGHPDLHVRGYKEEGTTTTPFDMVVRNDLDRYRLVMDVIDRVPGLVDRGITLRQRMQDQRLRHHDWIREHGEDLPEVREWVWQW; the protein is encoded by the coding sequence ATGCGAGGAACCACCGCCCGGGGTGGCGGCCGTGCCGACCGGAGCGGGAGCACCCCGCCCCCCGGCGCCCCCACCGGCGCCGCCGGGCCGACCGCGCCGCCGGACCCGACCCCGCTGCACGCCGCCACCCCGCTGACGGCCGACCAACTCCGCACCGTGGACGCCTACTGGCGCGCGGCCAACTACCTGGCCGTGGGCCAGATCTACCTGCTCCCCAACCCCCTGCTCACCGAGCCGCTGCGCCCGGAGCACATCAAGCCCCGGCTGCTCGGCCACTGGGGGACCTGCCCCGGCCTGAACCTGGTCTACGCGCACCTGAACCGGGTGATCGGCGAGCGGGACCTCGACATGATCCACGTCACCGGGCCGGGACACGGCGGCCCGGCCGCCGTCGCCACCGCGTGGCTGGACGGGGTGTGGTCCGAGATCCACCCGGAGACCGGCCGGGACGCCGAGGGGATGCGCCGGCTGATGCGTCAGTTCTCCTTCCCGGGCGGCATTCCCAGCCACATCGCGCCCGAGGTGCCCGGCTCCATCCACGAGGGCGGGGAACTGGGCTACGCGCTCGCCCACGCCTACGGCGCCGTCTTCGACAACCCCGGCCTGGTGGCCGCCTGCGTGGTGGGCGACGGCGAGGCGGAGACCGGCCCGGCGGCCACCGGCTGGCACTCCAACAAGCTGCTGGATCCGGTGCACGACGGCGCCGTGCTGCCGATCCTGCACCTGAACGGCTACAAGATCGCGAACCCGACGGTGCTGGCCCGGCTGGAGCGCAGGGAGCTCGACGCCCTGCTGCGCGGGTACGGGCACGAGCCGATCCACGTCGACGCGGGGGACGGCTACGACCCGGCCGCCGTCCACCAGGCGATGGCCGCCGCCCTCGACCTCGCCCTGGACCGCATCTCCGCCGCCCAGCGGGCCGCCCGCGAGGAGGGCTCCACCGAGCGCCCGCACTGGCCGGTGATCGTGCTGCGCAGCCCCAAGGGGTGGACCGGCCCCGCCGAGGTCGACGGCCTGCCGGTGGCCGGCACCTGGCGCTCCCACCAGGTGCCGCTGGCCGAGGTGCGCGACGACGCGTCCCACCTGGCGCAGCTGGAGAGCTGGATGCGCGGCTACCGGCCCGAGGAGCTGTTCGACGAGGCGGGGCGGCCCCGGCCGCACGTCCTCGCCCAGGTCCCGCGGGGCGACCGCCGGCTGGCGGCCAATCCGCACGCCAACGGCGGCCGGCTGACCCGCGCCCTGCCGCTGCGCGGGGCCCGCCACTACGCGGTGCCGGTGGAGCGTCCCGGGACGGTGGCGCACTCCCCCGCCCAGACGCTCGGCCGGATGCTGCGGGACGTCCTCGCGGACACCGCGGGGAGCCGGAACTTCCGGCTGTTCGGTCCGGACGAGACCGCCTCCAACAAGCTCCAGGCGGTGTACGAGGCGACCGCGAAGAACTGGCAGGCCGGGTACCTGCCGGTGGACGAGCACCTCGCCCGCGACGGCCGGGTGCTGGAGATGCTCTCCGAGCACAACTGCCAGGGCTGGCTGGAGGGCTACCTGCTCACCGGGCGGCACGGCGTCTTCGCCTCCTACGAGGCGTTCGTGCACATCGTGTCCTCCATGCTGAACCAGCACGCCAAGTGGCTGAAGGTCTCCCGGGAGCTGCCCTGGCGGATGCCGGTGCCGTCGCTGAACTACCTGCTCACCTCGCACGTGTGGCGGCAGGACCACAACGGCTTCTCGCACCAGGATCCGGGTTTCGTCGACCACGTGGCGAACAAGAGCCCGCAGGTGGTGCGGGTGTACCTGCCGCCGGACGCCAACACTCTGCTGGCGGTCGCGGACAAGGCGCTGGCCAGCCGGGACCTGATCAACGTGATCATCGCCGGGAAGCACCCGTCGTTCGACTGGCTGGGGATCGACGACGCCCTGGCGCACGTGGAACGGGGCGTCAGCGTGTGGGAGTGGGCCGGTTCCGACGTCGGTGGCCGGCCGGACGTCGTCCTGGCCGCCGCCGGGGACACCCCGACGCTGGAGATCATGGCGACCGCCTCGCTGCTCCGCCTGCACCTGCCGGAGCTGCGGGTGCGGGTGGTGAACGTGGTGAACCTGATGCGTCTGCTGCCGGCAGAGGAGCACCCGGAGGGCATGACCGACCGGGACTACGACGCCGTCTTCCCGCCCGGCACGCCGGTGATCTTCGGCTACCACGGCTATCCGTGGTTCGTGCACCGCCTCACCTACCGCCGAAACGGCCATCCCGACCTGCACGTGCGCGGCTACAAGGAGGAGGGGACGACCACCACGCCGTTCGACATGGTGGTCCGCAACGACCTGGACCGCTACCGCCTGGTCATGGACGTCATCGACCGGGTGCCGGGGCTGGTCGACCGCGGCATCACGCTCCGCCAGCGGATGCAGGACCAGCGGCTGCGGCACCACGACTGGATCCGGGAGCACGGCGAGGACCTGCCGGAGGTGCGGGAGTGGGTCTGGCAGTGGTGA
- a CDS encoding AAA family ATPase, with the protein MEPTGSTGLHGFDTDGGTEIDGDDDITGGELNGHARAGLTAHPAPAAAGATGGPGGPDDARAANGGPATGALPATGAPGPVPLTEDVRGVFVALAELLDGRVRDGMVEDTAAFARRHLKVTSSELVSHAQDLTMASFRLASRVLGRDIARWPPAEVAGLESDEPPQWGSLEIGFDDDGEPVTESVPSSLVAAFEAGTVAEVPLVVAVNNRWNEREITVYSRLADAGQAEQHLADVLRRGRGEANYLRGGCLRASVENGSVAFTLVPRPSGTREELVLPERVWEEIRTNVDNFFARRELLAEMGLGTNRGLLLAGAPGVGKTQLCKVLAAELAGQVTVVFADAAAMASCLNDLYEELVHLGPSLVVLEDIDLVVGSRKRNANPLTLNEFLTALDGVWSRHNDVVTVATTNDADGIDDAAKRAARFDTVVEVPLPDAAGRAAILERYLRRCSARVDVRRVAEAAGDVSGADLRELVRRTVLEYGDGFTTDQMLAVAGGGRWEPSTGQYL; encoded by the coding sequence GTGGAACCGACGGGTTCCACCGGCCTGCACGGCTTCGACACGGACGGGGGCACCGAGATCGACGGCGACGACGACATCACGGGTGGCGAGCTCAACGGCCACGCCCGCGCGGGGCTGACCGCGCACCCGGCACCCGCGGCGGCCGGCGCCACCGGCGGGCCCGGCGGGCCGGACGACGCCCGGGCGGCGAACGGCGGGCCGGCCACCGGCGCCCTCCCGGCCACCGGCGCCCCCGGCCCGGTGCCGCTCACCGAGGACGTGCGCGGCGTCTTCGTCGCGCTCGCCGAACTGCTCGACGGGCGGGTGCGCGACGGCATGGTGGAGGACACCGCCGCCTTCGCCCGCCGCCACCTGAAGGTCACCAGCTCCGAACTGGTCTCCCACGCCCAGGACCTCACCATGGCGTCCTTCCGGCTGGCCAGCCGGGTCCTCGGGCGGGACATCGCCCGCTGGCCACCGGCGGAGGTCGCCGGGCTGGAGTCGGACGAACCGCCCCAGTGGGGATCGCTGGAGATCGGCTTCGACGACGACGGCGAACCGGTCACCGAGTCCGTGCCCTCCTCGCTGGTCGCCGCCTTCGAGGCCGGGACGGTCGCCGAGGTCCCGCTCGTGGTGGCGGTGAACAACCGCTGGAACGAACGCGAGATCACCGTCTACAGCCGGCTCGCCGACGCCGGCCAGGCCGAGCAGCACCTCGCCGACGTGCTGCGCCGTGGCCGCGGCGAGGCCAACTACCTGCGCGGCGGCTGCCTGCGGGCGAGCGTGGAGAACGGCAGCGTCGCCTTCACCCTGGTGCCGCGCCCCTCCGGCACCCGGGAGGAGCTGGTGCTGCCGGAGCGGGTCTGGGAGGAGATCCGCACCAACGTGGACAACTTCTTCGCCCGCCGGGAACTGCTGGCCGAGATGGGCCTGGGCACCAACCGCGGCCTGCTGCTGGCCGGCGCGCCCGGCGTCGGCAAGACCCAGCTGTGCAAGGTGCTGGCGGCCGAGCTGGCCGGCCAGGTGACCGTGGTGTTCGCGGACGCCGCGGCCATGGCCAGCTGCCTGAACGACCTCTACGAGGAGCTGGTGCACCTCGGGCCGTCCCTGGTGGTGCTGGAGGACATCGACCTGGTGGTGGGCTCGCGCAAGCGCAACGCCAACCCGCTCACCCTGAACGAGTTCCTCACCGCGCTGGACGGGGTGTGGTCGCGGCACAACGACGTGGTCACCGTGGCCACCACGAACGACGCCGACGGCATCGACGACGCCGCCAAGCGGGCGGCGCGCTTCGACACCGTCGTGGAGGTGCCGCTGCCGGACGCCGCCGGCCGGGCCGCGATCCTGGAGCGCTACCTGCGGCGCTGCTCGGCGCGGGTGGACGTGCGGCGGGTGGCCGAGGCCGCCGGCGACGTCTCCGGCGCGGACCTGCGCGAGCTGGTGCGGCGCACCGTGCTGGAGTACGGCGACGGCTTCACCACCGACCAGATGCTGGCGGTGGCGGGCGGCGGGCGATGGGAGCCGTCCACCGGCCAGTACCTGTGA
- a CDS encoding DUF5709 domain-containing protein — MARHDPGARPEDEGIPDLQDGTPEQQVAQDPEQMAVPVDEPVAAEEWGTTTLEQQLGKPLEDRLREEEPESDLGPGTARDWDDEAEDTYGPAEPRAGRLVERRDGRPGRDQDSWARTEDAELQGGLTAEEEAMHVTDADRAVGPAPDEEEEEEP, encoded by the coding sequence ATGGCCCGACACGATCCCGGCGCCCGCCCCGAGGACGAGGGCATCCCGGACCTCCAGGACGGCACGCCGGAGCAGCAGGTGGCCCAGGACCCGGAGCAGATGGCGGTGCCGGTGGACGAGCCCGTCGCCGCCGAGGAGTGGGGCACCACCACGCTCGAACAGCAGCTCGGCAAGCCGCTGGAGGACCGGCTCCGGGAGGAGGAACCCGAGTCGGACCTCGGCCCGGGGACCGCCAGGGACTGGGACGACGAGGCGGAGGACACCTACGGCCCCGCCGAGCCCAGGGCCGGGCGCCTGGTGGAGCGGCGCGACGGGCGGCCCGGCCGCGACCAGGACTCCTGGGCGCGGACGGAGGACGCCGAACTCCAGGGCGGCCTGACCGCCGAGGAGGAGGCCATGCACGTCACCGACGCCGACCGCGCCGTCGGGCCGGCGCCCGACGAGGAGGAGGAAGAGGAGCCGTAG